Proteins encoded by one window of Luteolibacter flavescens:
- a CDS encoding pyridoxal phosphate-dependent aminotransferase: protein MPATATRLAGFTESVIRGTTRLANQHGAINLAQGFPDFDPPEELLGALEKAARGPHHQYAVTWGAPRFRDALARKISRFTGLEVDPDRHLVVTCGSTEAMMVAMMTACNPGDKVIVFSPFYENYAADAILSGAEPIYVALHPPDFGFDRDELAKAFEQKPKAIVVCNPSNPTGKVFTRDELMFILGLAEEHDAFVIMDEPYEHIVFSPHEHVYAAALPGAAERVITCNSLSKTYSITGWRLGYVHAAPEVIAQARKVHDFLTVGAAAPLQEAAVAGLELPDRYYAGLRDLYTAKRDVFLGYFRELGLPFTEPQGAYYVMLDISSFGFATDTEASEWLIKDIGVAGVAGSSFFREPENRFIRFHFAKSEGILRAAGEKLLSLRAK from the coding sequence CCACCGCCACCCGCCTCGCCGGTTTCACGGAGTCCGTGATCCGCGGCACCACCCGCCTCGCGAACCAACACGGCGCGATCAATCTCGCGCAGGGCTTCCCGGACTTCGATCCGCCGGAGGAGCTGTTAGGTGCCTTGGAAAAGGCGGCCCGCGGCCCGCATCACCAGTATGCGGTCACGTGGGGCGCGCCCCGTTTCCGCGATGCGCTGGCGCGGAAGATCTCGCGCTTCACCGGGCTGGAGGTCGATCCGGACCGCCACCTCGTCGTCACTTGCGGCAGCACCGAGGCGATGATGGTCGCCATGATGACGGCCTGCAATCCGGGCGACAAGGTGATCGTCTTCTCGCCCTTTTACGAAAACTACGCGGCGGACGCGATTCTCTCCGGTGCGGAGCCGATCTATGTCGCGCTCCATCCGCCGGACTTCGGCTTCGATCGGGATGAACTGGCGAAGGCCTTCGAGCAGAAGCCCAAGGCGATCGTCGTGTGCAATCCCTCGAACCCCACGGGCAAGGTTTTCACGCGCGATGAGCTGATGTTCATCCTCGGTCTCGCAGAGGAGCACGATGCCTTCGTGATCATGGACGAGCCGTACGAGCACATCGTCTTCTCGCCGCACGAGCACGTCTATGCCGCGGCCCTGCCCGGCGCGGCGGAGCGGGTCATCACCTGCAACTCGCTTTCGAAGACCTACTCCATCACCGGCTGGCGTCTCGGCTATGTCCACGCCGCGCCGGAGGTGATCGCCCAGGCACGGAAGGTGCACGACTTCCTCACGGTGGGTGCAGCCGCCCCCCTGCAAGAGGCCGCGGTCGCCGGGCTGGAGCTGCCGGACAGGTACTACGCCGGCCTGCGCGATCTCTACACGGCGAAGCGCGATGTCTTCCTCGGCTACTTCAGGGAACTCGGCTTGCCCTTCACCGAGCCGCAGGGTGCCTACTACGTGATGCTCGACATCTCGTCCTTCGGCTTCGCGACCGACACGGAGGCATCGGAGTGGCTCATCAAGGACATCGGTGTGGCCGGTGTCGCGGGCTCGAGTTTCTTCCGCGAGCCGGAGAACCGTTTCATCCGCTTCCACTTCGCGAAGAGCGAGGGCATCCTGCGCGCGGCAGGTGAGAAATTGCTGTCGCTCCGGGCGAAATAA